CCTATGCCGGCACTTGCACCAGTTATGAAAGCAGTTTTGTTTTTTAATTTCATCTAATGACTTTAAAAAGACTAAGCTTGTAATTCTGAAAGCTTTTCTTTTACAGCTTCAACATGCCCTTTAACACGAACTTTATCCCAAGCAGCTTGAACAACACCTTGTGGATCAATAATAAATGTAGAACGTACAATCCCCATATATTCTTTTCCGTAATTTTTCTTTAGTTGCCATACACCGTATTCTTGCATCATATCTGTAGATTCATCACTTAATAGTGTAATAGAAAGGTTTTGTTTTTCAATAAAGTTACGGTGTCTTTTTGTACTATCTGCACTTACCCCTAAAATGATTGCATCCATATTTCCAAATTCTGGCATCGCTTCCGTAAATTCACACGCTTCTGTTGTACAACCCGGTGTTGAATCTTTTGGATAAAAATATAATACTATCCATTTTCCTTTCAAATCACGTGAACAAATCTCCACGTCATCTTGGTTTGGTAAACAAAATTCAGGGGCTTTAGCACCAACTTCTATCATTCTTTCTCCTTCTTATATAAATAGTGATATGTATACCCAAATACCAGTCATAGATGTAAATATGATTCCTACAAAACTTTTAATTGCCATAAGTTTATGTTTGTTTGTCATTTCACCCGGGATTTCGTTGTTTTTGAACCATCCGTTTGCTTTAATGATTGTTAATGTCCAATATACGAAAGTTGCCACTGCTATTGCTATATGAAAAATCAAAACAAACAGCGCGTACGTATAACTTACCTCTGCGTCTGAAGCAAAAGTATCAAAACCACCGCCTACTCTTACACCGTATTCAAAATATACTACCACTAACACTGAAACAACATAAATAATGTTTTGTGCAGCAGCATGCAGTTTATACAAACCTTTTTTTGCAAGCATGATTGCCGAATAGATCAATAACGGTAAAACAGCGACAATGATTGTCACAACATCCATAAAAAGAGGTGCTCTAGTTCCTAAAAAACCTTGTGAAAACATATATTCCATCTAAGAAGCCTTTTTGATTTTAATTTTGTAGTAAATTATAGAAAACATTATAACTAAAATAATAATTGTAAATGTTATTTGCTTTAGGTATTGATTGATAAGTTCTTGATTTTCCCCTATAAAATATCCCAGTAAGATTAAAACCATAGCCCATAAGCCTGCACCTAATGCGGTAAATATAGAGAACTTCACAATATTCATATGTGCCAGTCCCGCAGGAATTGATATAAGCTGTCTTACAGCAGGGATAAGTCTTCCCGTAAAAGTGGAAACAGAACCGTGTTTTTCAAAAAAAACATCCATTTTATGAAGAGTCTTTTCAGCAATGAAAAAGTACTTTCCAAATTTTTGTAAAAATTTTCTTCCAACAAAATAAGCCAAATAGTAGTTAATCAAAGCACCTACCATCGAACCGCCTATTGCATTTATCGCAATCAACCAAATACTCATCTTCTCTTGCGAAGCAAGATAACCTGCCGGTACCAGTACTATTTCACTCGGAAAAGGGATAAAACTGGATTCTATAGCCATTAGGATAAATATACCCGGATAACCAAATTCAAAAATCTGATCAACCAAAAACTGTGCGAGTTCTTTAAGCATGCGCAGTTTCCTCCAGCTCTTTAATCATTTTCATCGCTACATCTTCTTCATTGTACGTTAAAAGTTTACGGCTTTTTATTTCAAGATCAGGATTTTTAATAACATGGAGTAATTTTGATTTGAGTTCTTCTGATTCTCGCTCACACCATCCCAGATCATTATCAACAATAAACTTGGCATTGAAATATTGATGATCCCCTGCTGCATGTGGATATGGAATATAAAAAGCGGGACACCCGTTTGTACTCAGTTCCCAAAGTGTTGAAGCCCCTGCTCTGCTTACCGCAAGATCGGCTTTTGCAATCAGGTCAGGTAACTCTTTTGTAAAACCGTACAATTCTACATCATCGATTCCAAGTTTTGCATATTCATCTTGAACTCTTTGCAGATCGGCTTCTCCTGCCTGATGTATAATTCTGATATCTTGCTTTTTTAGTTTCCAGGCAACACTCAGAGCCAAATCATTAATAGCTTTTGCTCCATGACTACCACCCAAAAATATGATAGTTTTGAGGTCTGTTCTCACCCTTGCCGTTTTTGTAAAAACCTCTTTTACGGGATAGCCTTGAATCGAAGAGTTGTTGTCATATGCCGAGATAAAACGTTTTGCAAAAGGTTTTAACAGTTCGTTCAAACGTCCTGTTTTTGCATTTTGTTCATGAATAAAAAGCGGACGAAATAGTGAAAGTGTTGCAAAAGATGCAGCAGCTGCCGAAAAACCACCTACACTGTAAGTTGCTTGGATATGATGCTTTTTAAGTATTTTTCTAGCTCTCAAGAAGGCTTTAAAAACTTTATAAAGTGCTTTTATTTTTCCAAAACCTTTTTGATTGACAACACCTGTCGTTTCTAAAAAATAAACATGTGAGAACTCGCTGTGCTCTGCAAAATATTTTTGATCCTGTCCTTTATTAGAACCGATAAATATAGCTTCATGTCCGTCGTTTACGGCCGCTTCGACTAAAGCTTCTGCGACCATTAAATGACCGCCCGTTCCACCGCCAGTTATACAAAGTTTCATCTCTTTTCCCTAACTCATATCTGCTTTTTTTGAACCCATCAGTACCATACCTATAGCCAAACAGGCTCCCAGCATTGCCGAACCACCGTAAGATAAAAATGGTACTGAGATCCCTTTAATAGGAGTAATTCCACTAATCCCGTAAGCATTAACCAAAAATTCGAACGATAGTACCAATCCGATTCCAATACTAAAAAGATATACAGATCCGTCTTTCGTACGGTTTGCCACTTTAAAAATTCTCTGTAACATCCACATAAAAATAAATACTACAAATAATATACCAATAAAACCGAATTCTTCGGCAATACCCGCCAAAACAAAGTCGGTATGTACCTCTGATAAGAAACCGAGTTTAAAAGTACCGTTTCCAAGACCAACACCGAAAAGTCCGCCGTTATGAATAGCATTTAAAGAGTGTCCAATCTGATACGGCTCTACTTCAACGGGGACACGCAGTTTATCGGCAACAAAATCGGGCATCAGTTCCAAAACGGAATTTTGGGCTAAAGCCCACCACGATTTAATACGTGCAATACGGTGCTCGGCAGTTAAGATAAAGAGTACGACTGCTAAAAAAATACCGCCCAAAATTGTCAAGAAAAACCTAAAACTGCTTCCTGCAAAAATAAGCATAAAAAGAAGAGTACCGCCAAGAACGACAACCTGCCCAAGATCTTTTTGTAAAAATGCGATGATAAACATAGCTGCAACAAACACTACCGCATAAGGTAGGAAACGGCGAAATTCACTTCTGATCCCCATCCCGTTGTGATGTCCCAGTTTTCTCGAAAAACTCCACGCCAAGAAATATACAAATCCGACTTTAAAAAACTCAACCGGTGCAAGAGAAAAGCCCGCAATTTTCATCCATCTTTTTGCTCCACCCACTTCTGAAACTATACTTTCAGGTAAAAACGGCATTGCGATCATTAAAATCAGTGAACCGAAAAACAAAGTAAACCCAAGTGGCTTTAGGTGTTTGTCCGGATCTCCAAGTGAGAGAATATAGATCAGCGTGATACCGACAATTCCAAAAAAAGTTTGCCTGATCGCAAAATGGAACTCCCCAGTATCAAAAAGTAAAACGGTATATTCTGTTAAAGAATACGAAACCACTATACTTATTGCTATAAGTATAGCAACCAAAGTAAAAAGTTTTCTATCGGCCATTTTCTCTACTTGATTTTATTGATTTTGAGGACAAATTCAACTTCAGGCTTAGAGAGGTGCAGCTCTTTTGCGATAGTTTCAATAGAAACACCTTGTTTGAAAAGAGAGATAATTTTTTCATCATCGTTTGCATGGATAGATGTAGGAATGGAGATCTGCTTCACACCGCTTTCAAGCTGAGCAATTCTATGTTCAATCTGCCCTTCAATAAGTTCAATGTTAGACTGTAGTTGTTTCAGTGCGACAGAAAGCGGTTGTACCATATCATACACATTACGCTCTATCTCTTGATAGATCTCATCATCATTCATTCTGTTTGCATTGCTTTTAAAAGCATTTTCTGTTTCAGAGAGTTGTTTTTTCAGATAAAACAGTTCTCGGTTCAAATCTTCTACAACAGAAGCAACCGAGCGAATATTTTTTGAGTATGTAGTATCTTTCGTATATACGTAATACAGAAGATATAAAATAATAAGTGCCATAACAATGACAACATACTCTAATTGGAAGTTTATCTGATCTAAATTCAATTGTTTCTCTCTTTTAACTCTCTAATTTGTACACGTTCGCGAGCAGTCATATAAGATGCCCACTCTTTTTCGTCTCTTTCGTGAATACGGATAAATTTCGCCAGTGTATCGCTCTGTGCTTCAAAAAAGACTCCGACATCTCTTTTTGGATGTACAGGCATCTCAAGTCTTCCGTAATAAACTTTACCCGTTTCAAGTAAAGCCTCTTTTAATTTAAAATGCTCAAAACCTATAGAGTCAACTTCTGCCTGTGTTGTCAATGAGACTCTTTTTGGCGTTTCATTTTTCAAAAAGGCTTCAAGTGCATCTATTTTTCTGTGTAACTCCACCATCAAGTTTAATAACACAGGATCACTCTCGCTTGTTTCACCTCTTGCTTTTGCAAGTTTGAGCCACTGGCTGATAGGATCATCATCACTTTCACTTAAACTTTGATACTCACGCTCATATGCTTCTTTATCAAGGTCTGCTTCACTAAAAGCTATACTAATCGGTGCCGGTACTAAACGAGGTTCATTCATGCAAACATCCTATCAAGTACTATGAAAATAAAAAATGCAATTCCTAAATAACCGTTTACTGTAAAGAATGCACGATCTATCTGTGTAAAATCACGACGAACAAGCTTTTGCTCATATGCAAGTACAAAACCGCTGCCCAAAGCTGCTACTAAAGCAAAAAATCCAAGCCCAGCAGCCCAAACAAACAGCAGCCAAAAAAGTACTGCCAAACCGTGAAAAATAGCGGAGATAAACAGCGTTGATTCAGCCCCGTATTTTGAAGGGATTGAGTGCAGTCCTTTTTCAATATCGTATTCCATATCTTGGAGCGAGTAAAGCAGATCAAATCCTGCTACCCAGAAAATCACACCCAATGATAAAAGAACAGACCACATAGGAATCTCCGCAGTAACAGCTATAACACCTGCAATCGGTGCAAGACCTAAAGAGATCCCTAAAATAATATGTGCTAAAGATGAAAAACGTTTAAAGTAAGAATAAGAGCCAAGTACAAGTAAAATAGGTATAGAGAGTTGAAAAGCTAAAGGGTTAATAAGATACGCAACGACAATAAATGCAAGAGCATTAACCCCAATGAAAATTAAAATAGAAGTAGCATCAAGTCTTCCGTCAACATTTGGACGCTTGGCTGTTCTTGGGTTTTGTGCATCGATATCACGATCAGCATAACGATTTACTCCCATCGCAAAATTTCTGGCAGTTACAGCCGCGAGTGCTCCCAGAAAAAGTAATCCAAATCCAAACCATCCGTTTGCTGCTACAACCATAGCAATAAATATAAACGGCAGTGAAAAAATAGAGTGTTCAAACATTACAAGTTCGTTAAAGTCTTTTAGTTTTTGTTTTAAATCTTGCAAACGCCCACCCCTTTTGTTATAGTCTTAGATATTTTAACCAATCTAGTATTAAAATGATATAATTTCACAATGATTGAACTAGCTATAATTGGACCAACGGCATCAGGTAAGAGTGATTTAGCCATAAAAATTGCACAAAAAATTGATGCTTATATCCTCTCAATTGACTCTCTTAGTATCTATAAAGAGATTGATATTGTCTCAGCAAAACCTTCAAAAGAGGAACTCTCACAAGTTAAGCACTTTGGAATTGATGAACTCTATCCAAATGAATATTTCAGTGTAGAGATTTTAATTCAAATATATAAAAATGTTATTCGAGAATGTCAAAACTATTCTAAAAACTTGGTAATAGTAGGCGGTACATCATTTTATTTAAAATCTTTACTAGATGGTCTTTCAACACTTCCAGAAATTACTGAAACAGTAAAAAAAGAGGTTGAAACAAAACTACAAGATCTGCAGGCTTGTTACAGCTTTTTATCCGATCTCGATCCTGATTATATGCAAAATATCGATAAAAATGATCGTTATCGTATAGAAAAAGCCTTACTAATCTATGAAGCTTCAAAACTTTCACCGTCAGAATGGTTCAAACAAAATCCGCCAAAACCGATTATCAAAAACTTGGAGATTTTCAATATTGATGTAGATCGAGAAACTTTGAGAGAACGTATTAATCTTCGTACAAAAAAGATGGCTGATTCAGGGCTAATTGATGAAATAGCTTATCTGGAGCAAAAATATACTCGCTTGCCTAACTCAATGGGAGCTATCGGAATAGTTGAAGTGTTAGAGTATCTTGACGGGAAAATAACAAAAGAGGAGATGGTACAGCTTATTGCTATACATACTGCCCAGCTTGCCAAAAGACAGCAAACATTTAACCGCACTCAATTTGAAAATATCACGAGTGCGAAACTGGAAGATCTAGAAGAGATTATTTTAAATAATAACTTTTCATTCCAAAACTCCTAAAGACTTTAAAGAATTTAGACTTTTATAATTATGAATACTTTTTGGAACATGTGAAGTTCATAGTTTTTTTTATGCTCCGCAAGTAAGAGCATTTTGGAATTAAAAATGTAATCGTCAAAACGACTATAATAAGGTAATGCACTGTTCAATATTCTAAATCATAAAGTTGATTAATTATGTATGTTGTAACTATCCACTTTTGTTGAATTATCCAAGACTGTTGAAAACTTTATTAACAGTCCTGGAATAAAATAAATACTACTTTTATAGTAGATGTTTTATAACTTACTTGCCGCTACATTAGCATAAAAAGAGTTCTGTAGTTCTTGTACACAACTTTGTGCTTTCTCAGCTATTCGTGAATTTTTATCTTTAACGCCAAGATTCATAGTAAAACTGTTTTGAGAAACTTTTACATCTAATGTAACTGTTTCAGATATCGTTTTTCTAGGGAATATATGAGTATGTTGTTGAGGACGATGTGCTGCATGATTAGAATATTTTTTGCGTTCAGAAAAACTTTTTGTAAAAGTCAGTTTATTTGCATCTTCATTTGTAAGTACCCATGATTTATCTGCTGCTGCATCTTTAAAAGCATTTTTAAGCTCGATCAGATCATAACTATTTTTAAAAGTATTTTGTACTTCTATTGAATCTATGTGAGTACTTTGTGCCTGAACATTAGTGAGTAAAACACTAGCCGAAACTATTGCTGATAGAAGAATTTTTTTCATATTTTTTCCTTTGTTTTATATTTTAAATTTGTAATTATTTAGACAGAGTTTTCTCTCATGTCTATAATGTATTTTGAAACTTGTTATTGGGAGTAGATAGTTATAAAACTTTAGGAGGTTTATGAATTTTTAAGAGAAATTCTTGCTTTGAAAGTTTATTATGAAAATCTATTTTTTTTACTAGAACATGAGAATCGATTACACTTTTGTAAAAGTTAAAAAATAGTCTATCGTTATCATCAGTTTCTTCTGAGACATCAGATATCTCTGAAACTTTTTGTTCCACTAACACCATCTCTGAAGAATTATCTACAAATAATTGTGCTTCTAAAGATATCGTAAACAATGCTACCAGCAGAATGACTACTAACGATTTCATTTTCATGACAAAATTGTAATCTTTTGTGAGTTAATAATTAGTAAACGACAAAATTGTAATTGTCTAAACTGGAATGTCCCCACTAAAATAGACTGTTACTAAACCAGTAAGTTTTGGAATATGCTCAATACTTCAAGAAAATATTTAATAACTAGTCCTGCTCTAAACATAAGAAAAATTATGACAATCTGCAAAATATATAAAGATGCTTTATTTTTTATGGGAAAATGCTAACAAAGGAGAGCAGTTTGAAGTTTCAAGAAACAAGCTATATTAAAATTAGAATTAAAATGCTCCTACATCGTATTAGAAAAATGATGCTACGAGTTTGATAAAAAATCATGACTGATAAATACACCATTGATACTGAAGAATTTGAAGAGGATGAACTTCCATCTTGGAAGCTCAAAGAGATCCAAAACGCCAACGAGCTTGAATCAAATATCAATAATCCCGAAAGATGCACATATTCTGTAGGAGATGTCATTAACGGATTTGAGCTCATCAATCGTAAAAGATCCAAAGATGGCAGGCGATGGCTAAAACAAGTTCGCTTTAGATGTGCAAAATGCTCTAAAGAGTTTTCAAGAAACATCTCTACAGTGAAAAATCTTAAAAAATGTAAGTTCTGTAAAGAGTAGTCTTTGAAACGTGATTTCTACTGAGTCCCATTCTTTATTTACAAATTTTTGAATACATAGCAGGACGGCGATCACGGATCAGTCCCCAGTACTCTCTTTGTTTTGCATTCTCTGCAAAATCAAATTCACCGTAGATGATCTCCTCTTGATCACGACTCGCTTCAGCTATCTTTTCTCCTGTATAGTCAGTGATAAACGATGAACCGTAAAAAGTAAGCTCAGAAGAGGCCCCTTTTTCAGTCCCGATTCTGTTTGCAGCTACTACAGGAACCGTATTTGTTGCCGCATGTCCCATCTGTACACGTTGCCAGTGTTCTTTTGAATCTAGATGAATTTCAGGCTCGCTTCCAATAGCTGTAGGATAGAAAATAATATCTGCACCCATAAGTGTAAGTGCACGTGCCGTTTCACAGAACCACTGATCCCAGCAAATCCCCACACCCACATTTCCAAACTCTGTTTTATACACTTTAAAACCAGTATCGCCAGGAGTGAAATAAAATTTCTCTTCATATCCTGGACCATCGGGAATATGCGTTTTACGATAATTATCCATCACTGTCCCGTCTGTATTGATAGCAACAAGCGAGTTAAAATATTTATCCTCTGTTTTTTCAAAATAGCTTACTAAGAT
The Sulfurimonas sp. C5 DNA segment above includes these coding regions:
- the bcp gene encoding thioredoxin-dependent thiol peroxidase, encoding MIEVGAKAPEFCLPNQDDVEICSRDLKGKWIVLYFYPKDSTPGCTTEACEFTEAMPEFGNMDAIILGVSADSTKRHRNFIEKQNLSITLLSDESTDMMQEYGVWQLKKNYGKEYMGIVRSTFIIDPQGVVQAAWDKVRVKGHVEAVKEKLSELQA
- a CDS encoding DUF420 domain-containing protein; translation: MEYMFSQGFLGTRAPLFMDVVTIIVAVLPLLIYSAIMLAKKGLYKLHAAAQNIIYVVSVLVVVYFEYGVRVGGGFDTFASDAEVSYTYALFVLIFHIAIAVATFVYWTLTIIKANGWFKNNEIPGEMTNKHKLMAIKSFVGIIFTSMTGIWVYISLFI
- a CDS encoding DedA family protein — translated: MLKELAQFLVDQIFEFGYPGIFILMAIESSFIPFPSEIVLVPAGYLASQEKMSIWLIAINAIGGSMVGALINYYLAYFVGRKFLQKFGKYFFIAEKTLHKMDVFFEKHGSVSTFTGRLIPAVRQLISIPAGLAHMNIVKFSIFTALGAGLWAMVLILLGYFIGENQELINQYLKQITFTIIILVIMFSIIYYKIKIKKAS
- the murG gene encoding undecaprenyldiphospho-muramoylpentapeptide beta-N-acetylglucosaminyltransferase produces the protein MKLCITGGGTGGHLMVAEALVEAAVNDGHEAIFIGSNKGQDQKYFAEHSEFSHVYFLETTGVVNQKGFGKIKALYKVFKAFLRARKILKKHHIQATYSVGGFSAAAASFATLSLFRPLFIHEQNAKTGRLNELLKPFAKRFISAYDNNSSIQGYPVKEVFTKTARVRTDLKTIIFLGGSHGAKAINDLALSVAWKLKKQDIRIIHQAGEADLQRVQDEYAKLGIDDVELYGFTKELPDLIAKADLAVSRAGASTLWELSTNGCPAFYIPYPHAAGDHQYFNAKFIVDNDLGWCERESEELKSKLLHVIKNPDLEIKSRKLLTYNEEDVAMKMIKELEETAHA
- a CDS encoding FtsW/RodA/SpoVE family cell cycle protein — protein: MADRKLFTLVAILIAISIVVSYSLTEYTVLLFDTGEFHFAIRQTFFGIVGITLIYILSLGDPDKHLKPLGFTLFFGSLILMIAMPFLPESIVSEVGGAKRWMKIAGFSLAPVEFFKVGFVYFLAWSFSRKLGHHNGMGIRSEFRRFLPYAVVFVAAMFIIAFLQKDLGQVVVLGGTLLFMLIFAGSSFRFFLTILGGIFLAVVLFILTAEHRIARIKSWWALAQNSVLELMPDFVADKLRVPVEVEPYQIGHSLNAIHNGGLFGVGLGNGTFKLGFLSEVHTDFVLAGIAEEFGFIGILFVVFIFMWMLQRIFKVANRTKDGSVYLFSIGIGLVLSFEFLVNAYGISGITPIKGISVPFLSYGGSAMLGACLAIGMVLMGSKKADMS
- the mqnP gene encoding menaquinone biosynthesis prenyltransferase MqnP; this translates as MQDLKQKLKDFNELVMFEHSIFSLPFIFIAMVVAANGWFGFGLLFLGALAAVTARNFAMGVNRYADRDIDAQNPRTAKRPNVDGRLDATSILIFIGVNALAFIVVAYLINPLAFQLSIPILLVLGSYSYFKRFSSLAHIILGISLGLAPIAGVIAVTAEIPMWSVLLSLGVIFWVAGFDLLYSLQDMEYDIEKGLHSIPSKYGAESTLFISAIFHGLAVLFWLLFVWAAGLGFFALVAALGSGFVLAYEQKLVRRDFTQIDRAFFTVNGYLGIAFFIFIVLDRMFA
- the miaA gene encoding tRNA (adenosine(37)-N6)-dimethylallyltransferase MiaA, whose protein sequence is MIELAIIGPTASGKSDLAIKIAQKIDAYILSIDSLSIYKEIDIVSAKPSKEELSQVKHFGIDELYPNEYFSVEILIQIYKNVIRECQNYSKNLVIVGGTSFYLKSLLDGLSTLPEITETVKKEVETKLQDLQACYSFLSDLDPDYMQNIDKNDRYRIEKALLIYEASKLSPSEWFKQNPPKPIIKNLEIFNIDVDRETLRERINLRTKKMADSGLIDEIAYLEQKYTRLPNSMGAIGIVEVLEYLDGKITKEEMVQLIAIHTAQLAKRQQTFNRTQFENITSAKLEDLEEIILNNNFSFQNS
- the aguB gene encoding N-carbamoylputrescine amidase, yielding MVKVAAIQMQMSEDKSKNIQKAKEFVEQAAKNGANIILLPELFEGYYFCQDMDEKYFSWAQPLKNNPIIAEFIPLAKEHHVVILVSYFEKTEDKYFNSLVAINTDGTVMDNYRKTHIPDGPGYEEKFYFTPGDTGFKVYKTEFGNVGVGICWDQWFCETARALTLMGADIIFYPTAIGSEPEIHLDSKEHWQRVQMGHAATNTVPVVAANRIGTEKGASSELTFYGSSFITDYTGEKIAEASRDQEEIIYGEFDFAENAKQREYWGLIRDRRPAMYSKICK